Proteins encoded together in one Rossellomorea sp. y25 window:
- a CDS encoding ABC transporter permease, which translates to MSNRLTNILIPIISVLLGIIVGTIIMLVSGYDPIAGYSALWQGIFGEIYYVGETVRQVTPYILAGLAVAFAFRTGLFNIGVEGQLIVGWLAAVWVGVAFDELPKIIHLPLAIIAAALAGALWGFIPGLLKARFRVHEVIVTIMMNYIALHVTNAIIRDVLTERKDRTDYIAETASLKSPFFESLTDYSRLHWGVFIALLCVFIMWFLLEKTTRGYELRSVGFNQHASQYAGMNVNGNIILSMVISGAFAGLAGAMEGLGTFGYASIKGGFTGVGFDGIAVALLGGNVAIGVVFAALLFGGLKVGALNMPLEAGIPNELVDIIIALIIFFVASGYMIRYLIQRFSKKGVK; encoded by the coding sequence ATGTCTAATCGATTAACAAATATATTAATCCCGATTATTTCAGTCCTTTTGGGTATTATTGTCGGAACCATTATCATGCTTGTAAGCGGGTATGATCCGATTGCCGGATATTCTGCATTATGGCAAGGTATTTTCGGCGAAATCTACTATGTAGGGGAAACGGTACGTCAAGTTACACCGTACATTTTAGCGGGATTGGCTGTGGCCTTTGCCTTTAGAACCGGTTTATTCAATATCGGGGTCGAAGGACAATTGATTGTAGGCTGGCTTGCTGCTGTATGGGTGGGGGTTGCTTTCGATGAGTTACCAAAAATCATTCATTTGCCCCTTGCCATCATTGCAGCAGCACTAGCTGGAGCGTTATGGGGCTTTATTCCTGGGTTGCTTAAAGCAAGATTTCGTGTGCACGAAGTAATTGTAACAATCATGATGAACTATATTGCTCTTCACGTCACCAATGCGATTATCCGTGATGTCCTAACTGAGCGTAAAGATCGTACGGATTATATCGCTGAAACGGCATCACTTAAGTCTCCGTTCTTCGAAAGCTTAACGGATTACTCCCGCCTGCATTGGGGAGTTTTCATTGCCCTTCTTTGTGTATTCATCATGTGGTTCCTATTAGAGAAAACAACACGTGGATATGAACTGCGTTCTGTTGGTTTTAACCAGCACGCTTCTCAATATGCCGGGATGAACGTAAACGGAAACATTATTCTTTCCATGGTCATCTCAGGAGCGTTTGCTGGACTGGCTGGTGCTATGGAAGGTTTAGGGACATTTGGTTATGCTTCTATTAAAGGAGGATTTACAGGGGTCGGATTCGACGGGATTGCTGTAGCTCTATTGGGAGGAAATGTTGCCATTGGTGTTGTGTTCGCAGCACTATTATTTGGAGGGCTAAAAGTCGGTGCATTGAATATGCCTCTTGAAGCAGGTATTCCAAATGAACTAGTAGACATTATTATTGCCCTTATTATTTTCTTTGTAGCATCTGGTTATATGATTCGTTATCTAATTCAACGATTTAGTAAAAAGGGGGTGAAGTAA
- the recA gene encoding recombinase RecA, translating into MSDRKAALDMALKQIEKQFGKGSIMKLGEQTDRKVVTCPSGSLALDAALGVGGYPRGRIIEVYGPESSGKTTVALHAIAEVQAQGGQAAFIDAEHALDPEYAQKLGVNIDELLLSQPDTGEQALEIAEALVRSGAVDAIVIDSVAALVPKAEIEGEMGDAHVGLQARLMSQALRKLSGAINKSKTIAIFINQIREKVGVMFGNPETTPGGRALKFYSSVRLEVRRAETLKQGNEMVGNKTKIKVVKNKVAPPFRVAEVDIMYGEGISKEGEIVDLGSELDIVQKSGAWYSYNEERLGQGRENAKIFLKENPEIRSEIMLKIREHYGLDTGRAETDDQSELSLLED; encoded by the coding sequence GTGAGCGATCGTAAAGCAGCCTTAGATATGGCGTTAAAACAAATAGAAAAACAGTTTGGTAAAGGCTCTATAATGAAACTGGGGGAGCAAACTGATAGAAAAGTAGTAACATGCCCAAGTGGTTCATTAGCGTTGGACGCAGCTTTGGGAGTTGGCGGATATCCTCGAGGAAGAATTATAGAGGTATATGGTCCGGAATCGTCTGGTAAAACAACAGTAGCACTTCATGCCATTGCAGAAGTTCAAGCTCAAGGCGGTCAGGCTGCATTTATCGATGCAGAGCACGCACTTGATCCTGAATATGCTCAAAAGCTTGGGGTAAACATAGATGAATTATTACTTTCTCAACCGGATACAGGTGAGCAGGCACTGGAAATTGCTGAAGCTTTAGTACGTAGTGGAGCGGTAGACGCAATCGTTATTGACTCGGTTGCGGCGCTTGTACCGAAAGCAGAAATTGAAGGAGAGATGGGAGATGCTCACGTAGGTCTTCAAGCCCGTTTAATGTCACAGGCTCTTCGTAAGCTTTCAGGTGCAATTAACAAATCGAAAACCATCGCGATTTTCATTAACCAAATTCGTGAAAAGGTTGGAGTCATGTTTGGAAATCCTGAGACGACTCCTGGTGGACGCGCACTGAAATTCTATTCATCTGTACGTTTAGAAGTCCGTCGCGCTGAAACACTTAAGCAAGGGAATGAAATGGTAGGGAATAAAACGAAGATCAAAGTCGTTAAAAATAAAGTAGCTCCACCTTTCCGTGTAGCTGAAGTAGATATCATGTACGGAGAGGGGATTTCTAAAGAAGGTGAAATCGTCGATCTTGGGTCTGAGCTGGACATTGTTCAAAAGAGTGGTGCCTGGTACTCTTATAACGAAGAGCGTCTGGGTCAAGGTCGCGAGAACGCGAAGATTTTCCTTAAAGAAAATCCTGAGATCCGCAGTGAAATCATGTTGAAAATCCGTGAACATTACGGTTTGGACACAGGTCGTGCCGAAACGGATGATCAAAGTGAATTAAGTCTTTTAGAGGACTGA
- a CDS encoding DUF3243 domain-containing protein yields the protein MSVLDNWSDWKNFLGDRLHQAQHGGMENETVSDLAYQIGDYLANQVEAKNDQEKVLADLWSVASPEEQHAIANMMVKLVNNNGTR from the coding sequence ATGTCTGTATTAGATAATTGGTCTGATTGGAAAAACTTCTTAGGCGATCGTCTTCACCAAGCTCAACATGGTGGGATGGAAAATGAAACGGTATCTGATTTAGCTTACCAAATTGGTGACTACTTAGCGAATCAAGTCGAAGCTAAGAACGATCAGGAAAAAGTGTTAGCGGATTTATGGTCTGTCGCTTCTCCTGAAGAACAACATGCCATTGCGAACATGATGGTTAAACTTGTAAATAACAATGGTACTCGTTAA
- a CDS encoding pitrilysin family protein: protein MKKISFDQLQENLYYEKMSNGLDVYILPKKGFNKTYATFTTKYGSIDNHFVPLNEEEFVKVPDGIAHFLEHKLFEKEDGDVFQQFSRQGASANAFTSFTRTAYLFSSTTNVERNLETLIDFVQDPYFTEKTVEKEKGIIGQEITMYDDNPDWRLYFGVIQNMYKNHPVKIDIAGTIDSITPITKDMLYQCYNTFYHPSNMLLFVVGSVDPDQIMKQIRSNQEKKDYEKMPEIKRRFDDEPETVAEKKQVLKMNVQSPKCLVGLKAPEPHQQGKEMLRQELSMNVFLDMLFGKSSTYYSDLYNDGLIDETFHYDYTQENGFGFLTVGGDTEKPDELAEKVQSLLLKAKKESLFTEEGLERTKKKKIGAFLRAINSPEFIANQFTRYAFNEMDLFEVVPTLESLKYDDIQTVASTIISEERFTVCQVVPKS from the coding sequence ATGAAGAAAATTTCCTTCGATCAACTACAGGAAAACTTATATTATGAAAAAATGTCAAATGGATTGGACGTCTATATACTCCCGAAAAAAGGGTTCAATAAGACATATGCCACGTTTACGACGAAGTACGGAAGCATTGACAATCATTTTGTCCCTCTGAACGAAGAAGAATTCGTTAAGGTACCAGATGGAATCGCCCACTTCTTGGAGCATAAATTGTTTGAAAAGGAAGACGGTGATGTATTCCAGCAATTCAGCCGCCAGGGAGCGTCGGCTAATGCGTTCACATCATTTACACGAACCGCCTATCTATTTTCAAGTACTACCAATGTAGAACGAAATTTAGAAACGCTTATAGATTTTGTTCAAGACCCATATTTTACAGAAAAGACAGTCGAAAAAGAAAAAGGCATCATAGGACAGGAAATCACAATGTATGATGATAACCCTGACTGGCGATTATACTTTGGTGTGATCCAGAATATGTACAAAAATCACCCTGTGAAGATTGATATTGCAGGAACGATTGATTCCATCACACCAATCACGAAGGACATGTTGTATCAGTGCTACAACACATTCTACCATCCAAGCAACATGCTTCTCTTTGTAGTGGGATCTGTAGACCCGGATCAAATCATGAAACAAATTCGTTCGAATCAAGAAAAGAAGGATTATGAAAAAATGCCTGAGATCAAGCGGAGATTTGATGATGAACCAGAAACGGTTGCTGAGAAGAAGCAGGTCCTTAAGATGAATGTGCAAAGCCCTAAGTGCCTGGTAGGTCTTAAAGCACCTGAACCGCATCAGCAAGGCAAGGAAATGCTTAGACAAGAGCTTTCGATGAACGTTTTCCTGGATATGTTATTTGGGAAAAGCTCAACGTATTATTCTGACTTATACAATGATGGATTGATCGATGAGACATTCCACTATGACTATACACAAGAAAATGGCTTTGGGTTCTTAACCGTCGGCGGGGATACGGAAAAGCCGGATGAGTTGGCCGAGAAGGTACAATCGCTGTTACTTAAAGCCAAGAAAGAATCACTCTTTACAGAAGAAGGATTAGAAAGAACAAAGAAAAAGAAAATTGGTGCGTTTTTACGTGCCATTAATTCTCCAGAGTTTATTGCAAATCAATTCACACGCTATGCTTTTAATGAAATGGATCTATTTGAAGTTGTACCTACACTTGAATCATTGAAGTATGATGATATTCAAACCGTTGCAAGTACCATTATCAGTGAAGAGCGCTTTACCGTGTGTCAGGTAGTACCAAAATCATAA
- a CDS encoding SDR family oxidoreductase, with amino-acid sequence MKYALITGASGGIGSSTALSLAEEGWNLYLHYYSNEEAMKELLHKIEKYGVEATPIRANLALPEEVGNVVDNIFQLDAIIYCSGNSNWGMFQDQTEEEMDYMINVHVKSPLLLVQKLLPKLIERKGNIVMISSIWGQIGGACEVIYSTVKGAQLAFVKSLSKELALSGVRINAIAPGAVDTSMMSIFSEGDLKALTEEIPMGRLAQAEEIADSIQFLISPKASYITGQTLSINGGWHT; translated from the coding sequence ATGAAATATGCTTTAATAACGGGGGCTTCAGGGGGAATTGGAAGCAGTACGGCATTAAGCTTGGCAGAAGAGGGATGGAATTTATATTTACATTACTATTCGAATGAAGAAGCTATGAAAGAATTACTACATAAAATTGAAAAGTATGGGGTTGAGGCAACCCCCATTCGAGCAAATCTTGCCCTCCCAGAAGAAGTGGGGAATGTTGTAGACAATATCTTTCAACTTGATGCAATTATTTATTGCAGCGGAAATTCAAACTGGGGGATGTTTCAAGATCAGACTGAAGAAGAGATGGACTATATGATTAACGTGCATGTGAAAAGTCCTTTGCTTCTCGTTCAAAAATTATTGCCTAAGCTTATTGAGCGTAAGGGGAATATTGTAATGATAAGTTCCATTTGGGGACAAATAGGTGGAGCCTGTGAGGTTATATATTCAACCGTAAAGGGTGCTCAATTGGCATTTGTGAAATCATTAAGTAAAGAGCTTGCCTTAAGTGGGGTAAGGATTAATGCAATTGCTCCAGGAGCCGTCGATACATCAATGATGAGCATTTTTTCTGAAGGAGATTTAAAAGCGCTGACCGAAGAGATACCAATGGGACGTCTCGCCCAAGCGGAAGAAATCGCTGACTCAATCCAGTTTCTTATTTCACCTAAAGCTTCCTATATTACAGGTCAAACACTTTCCATCAATGGTGGTTGGCATACTTAA
- a CDS encoding competence/damage-inducible protein A: MNAEIIAVGSELLLGQIVNSNAQYISEQLAEMGVNVYYHTSVGDNPERLHHAITVAQERADLLIFTGGLGPTKDDLTKETIAKSLGTTLTMDEDALESIKSYFNKVNREMTPNNEKQALILAGSRVLKNEHGMAPGMLLKKDGKAYMLLPGPPSEMKPMFSKYGKQAIFTLLKKREIIHSRVLRFFGIGEAQLETELEDLIDKQTNPTIAPLAADGEVTLRLTAKHESKDIATSLLDTVEKKIMVIAGDYFYGYNQDSLVEVGFKLLKEKGLTLSCAESLTGGLFQAQLASLPGASSILNGGVVCYQDEVKTTILSVKESTLNEHTTVSEQCARELAENVRALFSSDIGISFTGVAGPGPHEGQPAGTVWIGLSIKDQPTKAFLLNLGGGRNANRKRTAKYGWHYLIKELS; the protein is encoded by the coding sequence ATGAATGCAGAAATCATAGCGGTCGGATCTGAACTACTATTAGGTCAAATCGTCAATTCTAATGCTCAATACATATCAGAGCAACTAGCTGAAATGGGTGTGAATGTCTATTACCACACTAGTGTGGGAGACAACCCAGAGCGGTTGCATCATGCGATTACAGTAGCTCAAGAAAGAGCAGACCTGTTAATTTTCACGGGTGGACTTGGACCGACGAAGGATGATTTAACGAAAGAAACAATAGCGAAGTCATTAGGTACAACATTGACCATGGACGAAGATGCGTTGGAATCAATAAAAAGCTACTTTAACAAAGTAAATCGGGAGATGACCCCCAACAATGAAAAGCAGGCTCTCATTTTAGCGGGTTCCAGAGTATTGAAGAACGAACACGGTATGGCTCCTGGCATGTTATTGAAAAAGGATGGTAAAGCATACATGCTTTTACCCGGTCCCCCATCTGAAATGAAACCTATGTTTAGTAAATACGGCAAGCAAGCGATTTTTACTTTATTAAAGAAGAGAGAAATCATCCATTCCCGGGTACTGCGCTTTTTCGGCATTGGGGAAGCTCAGTTGGAAACAGAACTGGAAGACTTGATTGACAAACAAACCAATCCGACCATCGCGCCATTGGCGGCCGATGGGGAAGTGACCCTGAGGTTGACGGCGAAGCACGAGTCAAAGGATATTGCCACCTCCCTTTTGGATACAGTAGAAAAAAAAATTATGGTTATTGCAGGAGATTACTTCTACGGCTATAATCAGGATTCTCTCGTTGAGGTAGGATTCAAGTTGCTAAAAGAGAAAGGTCTCACCTTATCCTGTGCAGAAAGCTTAACCGGTGGACTCTTTCAAGCTCAATTAGCATCGTTACCTGGAGCTTCCTCTATCCTGAATGGAGGGGTGGTTTGTTACCAGGATGAAGTTAAGACGACGATTTTATCCGTGAAAGAGAGTACATTGAACGAACATACAACAGTAAGTGAACAGTGTGCACGTGAACTTGCTGAAAATGTAAGGGCGCTATTCTCATCAGATATTGGAATCAGCTTTACAGGAGTAGCCGGCCCGGGACCACACGAAGGTCAGCCTGCAGGAACCGTGTGGATTGGATTGTCTATAAAAGATCAACCAACTAAAGCGTTTCTATTAAATCTCGGCGGTGGAAGGAATGCTAATCGAAAGAGAACGGCGAAATACGGGTGGCATTATTTGATCAAGGAATTGAGTTAG
- a CDS encoding DUF3388 domain-containing protein, producing the protein MERKEWYLEYEIQKNRPGLLGDISSLLGMLSINIVTINGVDEGRRGMLLLANNDEQITRLESILQTMDTINVTKLREPKLRDRLAVRHGRYIQRDADDKKTFRFVRDELGLLVDFMAELFKQEGHKLVGIRGMPRVGKTESIVASSVCANKKWLFVSSTLLKQTIRSKLIEDEYSSENLFIIDGIVSTRRASEKHWQLVREIMRLPAVKVIEHPDVFVQNSEYSLEDFDYIIELRNDPDEEITYELVEQNNLFQNSDFGGFDF; encoded by the coding sequence ATGGAACGCAAAGAATGGTATTTAGAATATGAAATTCAAAAAAATCGTCCTGGCCTCTTAGGTGATATTTCCTCATTATTAGGAATGCTTTCTATAAATATAGTGACGATAAATGGAGTAGATGAAGGAAGAAGGGGAATGCTTCTTCTTGCGAATAATGATGAACAGATCACAAGGTTAGAGTCCATTTTACAAACGATGGATACAATTAATGTGACAAAGCTCAGAGAACCGAAATTAAGGGATCGTCTTGCCGTTCGTCACGGCCGTTATATTCAGCGTGATGCCGATGACAAGAAAACGTTTCGGTTTGTTCGTGATGAACTGGGTTTATTAGTAGACTTTATGGCTGAGCTATTTAAGCAAGAGGGACATAAGCTTGTTGGGATCAGAGGGATGCCCCGGGTAGGGAAGACCGAATCCATCGTGGCATCAAGTGTATGTGCAAATAAGAAATGGCTCTTTGTCTCCTCTACATTATTGAAGCAAACAATAAGAAGTAAGCTGATTGAAGACGAGTACTCATCCGAGAATTTATTTATTATCGACGGTATCGTTTCAACACGCCGTGCAAGTGAGAAGCACTGGCAGCTTGTAAGGGAAATCATGAGATTACCAGCAGTGAAAGTAATTGAACATCCTGATGTATTCGTTCAAAACTCTGAATATTCACTTGAAGATTTTGATTATATCATTGAACTTAGAAACGATCCTGATGAAGAAATTACATACGAACTAGTAGAACAAAATAATCTATTTCAAAATTCCGATTTTGGAGGTTTTGATTTTTAA
- the pgsA gene encoding CDP-diacylglycerol--glycerol-3-phosphate 3-phosphatidyltransferase: protein MNLPNKITVSRIFLIPLFLIIMLAPLNWGDMMFLGAEMPVKHFVGALIFIIAATTDWIDGYYARKLDLVTNLGKFLDPLADKLLVSAALIVLVELGLAPSWIVIIIISREFAVTGLRLVLAGEGEVVAAGQLGKIKTWAQIIAISALLLHNAIFELINLPFATIALWVAMFFTIWSGWDYFKHNKKAFVNSK, encoded by the coding sequence GTGAACTTACCTAATAAGATTACAGTTTCAAGGATATTTTTAATTCCATTGTTTTTAATCATTATGCTTGCTCCATTAAATTGGGGTGACATGATGTTTCTTGGGGCAGAAATGCCAGTCAAACATTTTGTAGGAGCTTTAATATTCATTATTGCAGCAACAACTGATTGGATCGACGGTTATTATGCCCGAAAGCTTGACCTTGTGACTAACCTTGGGAAATTCTTAGATCCATTAGCGGACAAATTGCTTGTATCCGCTGCCTTGATTGTGCTTGTTGAGCTCGGTCTTGCTCCTTCATGGATTGTTATTATCATTATCAGCCGGGAGTTTGCTGTAACCGGCCTTCGCCTTGTATTAGCCGGTGAAGGGGAAGTGGTTGCTGCGGGCCAACTAGGGAAAATCAAAACATGGGCACAGATTATCGCTATTTCAGCATTGCTTCTGCATAATGCCATTTTTGAACTGATCAACCTCCCATTTGCGACTATTGCCCTTTGGGTAGCCATGTTCTTTACTATTTGGTCAGGCTGGGATTATTTCAAACATAACAAAAAAGCATTTGTAAATTCGAAATAA
- a CDS encoding helix-turn-helix domain-containing protein, with amino-acid sequence MVTELGNRLKEARESKGYSLDDLQKITKIQKRYLIGIEEGSYDAMPGKFYVRAFIKQYCEAVGLPPEVIFEEHKDEIPTTYEDEIPVSLSRVQSRKSVSESSTKVFDFLPKLLIALFVIGALIAVWVFWQGKVGDKAPETQGSENQEQVAVDENKTAEGDKPEEETEDKEESKPSDDEKADEEQEQKPEQSLEAVNTAGKKTTYDLKNADEFKLQLSAKGDTWIGVYNTKDELLFEGLLKEGNKKDFDFSSDKLAYLVIGNAANTDILVNGKQLEYKVSATDVVRQDIVINYEPQATQ; translated from the coding sequence GTGGTGACGGAATTAGGAAATCGTTTAAAGGAAGCTCGTGAATCTAAAGGTTATAGCCTCGATGATTTGCAAAAGATAACAAAGATTCAAAAACGCTATTTGATTGGAATCGAAGAAGGCTCGTATGATGCGATGCCTGGGAAGTTCTATGTGCGTGCATTTATTAAACAGTATTGTGAAGCGGTCGGTCTTCCTCCTGAAGTGATTTTTGAGGAGCATAAAGATGAAATTCCGACAACTTATGAAGATGAAATACCGGTTTCACTTTCCAGGGTCCAATCGAGAAAGTCTGTTTCAGAAAGCTCTACCAAGGTGTTTGACTTCCTTCCTAAGCTCCTTATAGCATTATTCGTCATTGGTGCGTTGATTGCAGTATGGGTGTTTTGGCAAGGGAAAGTAGGAGATAAAGCTCCGGAAACACAAGGGTCTGAAAATCAAGAGCAAGTAGCGGTAGATGAAAATAAAACCGCTGAAGGCGATAAGCCTGAAGAAGAAACCGAAGATAAAGAAGAAAGCAAACCTTCAGATGATGAAAAAGCTGATGAAGAACAAGAGCAAAAGCCTGAACAATCTCTGGAGGCAGTTAATACTGCTGGTAAGAAAACAACCTATGACCTTAAAAATGCTGATGAATTCAAGTTGCAATTATCGGCTAAGGGCGATACATGGATTGGGGTTTATAACACCAAGGATGAATTATTGTTCGAAGGTTTACTAAAAGAGGGAAATAAAAAGGACTTTGATTTTTCATCGGATAAACTTGCTTATCTTGTAATTGGAAATGCTGCGAACACAGACATTTTGGTAAACGGCAAACAGCTTGAGTATAAAGTATCAGCCACTGATGTTGTAAGGCAGGATATTGTCATTAACTATGAACCGCAAGCAACACAATAA
- a CDS encoding ABC transporter permease: MGFIDILTILIPSTLLWASPLIFTALGGAFSERSGVVNIGLEGLMVIGAFASIVFNLAFADVFGDATPWVALLIAMAMGALLAVLHAVASITFRADQVVSGVAINLLAIGLTLFLVKRIYGKGQTDIISEGFGKVDVPLLNKIPVIGNIFFSNTYWPPFVAILVSIIVWFIMFKTPFGLRLRSVGEHPMAADTMGINVTKMRYIGVIISGAFAGIGGGVYAQSISSDFSHATISGQGFMALAALIFGKWHPLGAMGAALFFGFAQSLSIIGSSIPLFENIPSVYLLIAPYVLTILALTGFIGRADAPKALGTPYIKGNR; this comes from the coding sequence GTGGGCTTTATTGATATCTTGACAATCCTTATTCCATCAACATTATTGTGGGCATCACCACTTATTTTCACTGCTTTGGGCGGAGCATTCTCTGAACGTTCTGGTGTCGTTAATATTGGACTTGAAGGTTTAATGGTCATAGGCGCTTTCGCAAGTATCGTTTTCAACCTTGCTTTCGCAGATGTATTCGGTGATGCAACTCCTTGGGTAGCACTGCTTATAGCCATGGCAATGGGAGCGTTACTAGCTGTCTTACATGCAGTTGCTTCTATCACCTTTAGAGCTGATCAAGTAGTATCAGGTGTGGCAATCAACCTGCTTGCTATTGGATTAACCCTTTTCTTAGTGAAACGTATTTACGGGAAAGGTCAAACTGATATTATTTCTGAAGGATTCGGGAAAGTGGATGTGCCATTACTGAATAAAATTCCGGTGATTGGAAATATTTTCTTCTCTAACACATACTGGCCACCATTTGTAGCCATTCTAGTATCCATCATTGTTTGGTTCATTATGTTTAAGACACCATTCGGGCTGAGACTTCGTTCAGTCGGTGAGCATCCAATGGCAGCAGACACAATGGGAATCAACGTTACGAAAATGCGCTATATCGGTGTCATCATTTCTGGGGCTTTTGCAGGAATTGGCGGGGGAGTATATGCTCAATCGATTTCTTCAGATTTTAGTCACGCCACGATCAGTGGACAAGGTTTCATGGCCTTAGCCGCTTTGATCTTCGGTAAGTGGCATCCATTAGGTGCCATGGGTGCAGCATTATTCTTTGGATTCGCTCAAAGTTTAAGTATCATCGGATCGAGCATTCCATTATTTGAGAACATTCCAAGTGTATATCTGTTAATCGCTCCTTACGTGTTAACAATCCTTGCACTTACCGGCTTCATCGGCCGTGCAGATGCGCCAAAAGCGCTTGGCACACCGTACATCAAAGGAAATCGTTAA
- a CDS encoding pitrilysin family protein yields the protein MTAINEIVKKKQGYTLHIVQTDKFKTNSLILKMKAPLDQETVTLRGLLPHVMQSSTKTYPSTTELRSYLDELYGANFFTDLGKKGEYHVVSMSVEIANEKFLRDSDPLLQKGLEFLADVLQNPHIENNEFDQKTVEKEKRNQKVRIQAVYDDKMRYANSRLVEEMCKGERFALHVNGISEEVESITAKSLYEYYQKVMNEDQFDLYVIGDVDVAEVETLCDQLLQLNERTPLEVDSSEVEQKERENVVKEKQDVKQGKLNMGYRTHTQYGDDDYFALQVFNGIFGGFSHSKLFINVREKASLAYYAASRLESHKGLLMVMSGIEFEKYDQAVGIINDQLQAMKDGDFTDGEIEQTKAVIRNQLLETIDTSRGLVEVLYHNAVAHEEIDLKHWLDEIEKTTKEDIVKAANKVELDTIYFLTGMEG from the coding sequence ATGACAGCCATAAATGAAATAGTAAAAAAGAAACAAGGGTACACGCTACATATCGTTCAAACGGATAAGTTTAAAACCAACAGTCTGATTTTGAAAATGAAAGCTCCTTTAGATCAAGAAACAGTGACCTTACGCGGATTACTCCCTCATGTGATGCAAAGCAGTACAAAGACCTATCCGAGTACAACGGAATTAAGGTCCTACCTGGATGAATTATATGGTGCTAACTTTTTTACGGATTTAGGTAAAAAAGGTGAATACCACGTGGTCAGCATGTCCGTGGAAATCGCCAACGAAAAATTTTTAAGGGACTCAGATCCTTTACTTCAAAAAGGATTAGAATTTTTAGCAGATGTCCTTCAAAATCCACATATTGAAAATAACGAATTCGATCAGAAAACAGTCGAGAAAGAAAAACGAAACCAGAAGGTAAGAATACAGGCAGTTTATGACGATAAAATGCGCTATGCTAATTCACGGCTTGTAGAAGAAATGTGTAAGGGGGAGCGATTTGCCCTACATGTTAATGGAATTAGTGAAGAAGTAGAGTCCATAACGGCCAAGAGTTTGTATGAGTATTATCAAAAAGTCATGAATGAAGATCAATTTGATCTTTATGTCATCGGCGATGTAGATGTTGCAGAAGTTGAAACTCTGTGTGATCAACTCCTCCAATTAAACGAACGTACCCCTCTTGAAGTCGATTCATCGGAAGTGGAACAAAAAGAAAGGGAAAACGTCGTGAAAGAAAAGCAGGATGTGAAGCAGGGTAAGCTTAATATGGGATACCGGACTCATACACAATATGGCGATGATGATTACTTTGCCCTCCAAGTGTTCAATGGCATATTCGGTGGATTTTCTCATTCTAAATTGTTCATAAATGTGAGAGAAAAAGCGAGCTTAGCCTACTATGCAGCAAGTAGACTGGAAAGTCATAAAGGATTATTGATGGTTATGTCCGGAATAGAATTTGAGAAATATGATCAAGCAGTCGGAATCATCAATGATCAGCTGCAAGCCATGAAGGATGGAGACTTTACGGATGGTGAAATCGAACAAACGAAAGCGGTCATCCGCAATCAACTGCTTGAAACCATTGATACGTCCCGTGGTTTGGTTGAGGTCCTCTATCATAATGCAGTCGCCCATGAAGAAATAGATTTAAAACACTGGCTTGATGAAATAGAGAAGACGACGAAAGAAGACATCGTGAAAGCAGCAAATAAAGTTGAGCTTGATACCATCTACTTTTTAACAGGAATGGAGGGATAA